The Methyloferula stellata AR4 genome includes a window with the following:
- a CDS encoding helix-turn-helix domain-containing protein encodes MLAAQCSVARAILDLTVEELAKKAGVTADIILRIEAGAPLDEDTLAKVQAAFETEGVEFTFGDRPGVKIRTLDGIIEVSAGGSVVPLKH; translated from the coding sequence ATGCTGGCAGCACAATGCAGCGTGGCGCGCGCCATCCTCGATCTCACCGTCGAGGAATTGGCGAAGAAGGCTGGCGTCACGGCCGATATCATCTTGCGGATCGAAGCCGGCGCGCCCTTGGACGAGGATACGCTTGCCAAAGTGCAAGCTGCCTTTGAGACCGAGGGCGTCGAGTTCACCTTCGGCGATCGTCCCGGCGTGAAGATCAGAACGCTCGACGGAATTATCGAAGTTTCAGCAGGTGGTTCTGTCGTCCCGCTCAAGCATTAA